In Papio anubis isolate 15944 chromosome 17, Panubis1.0, whole genome shotgun sequence, the following are encoded in one genomic region:
- the ANKRD40 gene encoding ankyrin repeat domain-containing protein 40: MNALLEQKEQQERLREAAALGDIREVQKLVESGVDVNSQNEVNGWTCLHWACKRNHGQVVSYLLKSGADKEILTTKGEMPVQLTSRREIRKIMGVEEDDDDDDNLPQLKKESELPFVPNYLANPAFPFIYTPTAEDSAPMQNGGPSTPPASPPADGSPPLLPPGEPPLLGAFPRDHTSLALVQNGDVSAPSAILRTPESTKPGPVCQPPVSQSRSLFSSVPSKPPVSLEPQNGAYAGPAPAFQPFFFTGAFPFNMQELVLKVRIQNPSLRENDFIEIELDRQELTYQELLRVCCCELGVNPDQVEKIRKLPNTLLRKDKDVARLQDFQELELVLMISENNFLFRNAASTLTERPCYNRRASKLTY; encoded by the exons ATGAACGCCCTCCTAGAGCAGAAGGAGCAGCAGGAGAGGCTGCGGGAGGCCGCGGCCTTAGGGGACATTCGGGAGGTGCAGAAACTGGTGGAGAGCGGGGTGGATGTGAACTCCCAAAATGAGGTCAACGGCTG GACTTGTTTACACTGGGCATGTAAACGAAACCATGGTCAGGTGGTCTCTTACCTGTTAAAATCAGGAGCTGACAAAGAAATTCTTACCACAAAAGGAGAAATGCCAGTCCAGTTAACATCAAGGAGAGAAATCAGGAAGATTATGGGAG tggaagaagatgatgatgatgatgacaaccTCCCCCAGCTGAAGAAGGAGTCAGAACTGCCCTTTGTTCCCAACTATTTGGCCAACCCAGCCTTCCCTTTTATCTACACACCCACAGCAGAGGATTCAGCCCCGATGCAGAATGGGGGTCCCTCCACACCCCCTGCATCACCCCCTGCAGATGGCTCACCTCCATTGCTTCCCCCTGGGGAACCTCCCCTGTTAGGGGCCTTTCCCCGGGACCACACCTCTTTGGCACTAGTTCAGAATGGTGATGTGTCAGCCCCCTCTGCCATACTCAGAACACCAGAAAGCACAAAACCAGGTCCTGTTTGTCAGCCACCAGTGAGTCAGAGCCGCTCCCTGTTTTCTTCTGTCCCGTCCAAGCCACCAGTGTCTCTGGAGCCTCAAAATGGGGCATATGCAGGACCAGCGCCAGCATTCCAGCCATTTTTCTTCACTGGAGCATTTCCATTTAATATGCAAG aGCTGGTACTCAAGGTGAGAATTCAGAACCCATCTCTTCGAGAAAATGATTTCATTGAAATTGAACTGGACCGACAGGAGCTCACCTACCAAGAGTTGCTCAGAGTGTGTTGCTGCGAGCTGGGTGTTAATCCAGATCAAGTGGAGAAGATCAGAAAGTTACCCAACACTCTGTTAAGAAAG gacAAGGATGTTGCTCGACTCCAAGATTTCCAGGAGCTGGAACTGGTTCTGATgataagtgaaaataattttctgttcagAAATGCTGCATCCACACTGACTGAAAGGCCTTGTTATAACAGGAGAGCTTCAAAACTGACTTACTAA